One window from the genome of Cryptomeria japonica chromosome 6, Sugi_1.0, whole genome shotgun sequence encodes:
- the LOC131030256 gene encoding 17.9 kDa heat shock protein 2 has product MADGEPVEPSLKKLKRLPHIFSQVLELPVAGDAAVESEETETAFEFVISGPQFVVFDKVKVEVVGIVPGAKKVILRGVQEQPVRVSDDLDTWRFRLPPSANPDATWAHYQDGVLTVIVPKVQSCKDDSLCAVKEESSAVSSAVKGACAITVF; this is encoded by the coding sequence ATGGCGGATGGCGAACCAGTGGAGCCGAGCCTGAAGAAACTGAAGCGATTGCCTCACATATTTTCACAAGTTTTGGAACTTCCTGTGGCTGGAGATGCTGCCGTAGAAAGCGAGGAGACTGAGACGGCTTTCGAGTTCGTGATTTCGGGTCCTCAGTTTGTAGTCTTTGATAAAGTGAAAGTGGAGGTTGTCGGAATCGTACCCGGGGCGAAGAAAGTTATTCTGAGAGGCGTACAGGAGCAGCCGGTGCGCGTCTCTGATGATCTGGACACCTGGCGGTTCCGGCTTCCGCCCTCCGCTAACCCTGACGCAACTTGGGCGCACTATCAGGATGGTGTTTTGACAGTGATCGTTCctaaagtgcaaagttgcaaggaCGATAGTCTGTGCGCTGTGAAGGAGGAGAGCAGCGCTGTGTCTAGTGCCGTCAAGGGCGCCTGCGCCATTACTGTGTTTTAG